Proteins co-encoded in one Syngnathoides biaculeatus isolate LvHL_M chromosome 22, ASM1980259v1, whole genome shotgun sequence genomic window:
- the armc7 gene encoding armadillo repeat-containing protein 7 — protein MWKKDSDRFEYLQTLVTEFQDTDSDEAKEQVLANLANFAYDPKNVEHLKQLQVADLFLDMLTEENDNFVEFGMGGLCNLSMDPECRDFILQSNGIPLITKCLSSHREETVLSAAGTLVNLAGPPSLGGVCDVAVVECMLRFSLCESPRLRNLADIFLQDCCSEDQVSRARRDAAGRTQTALGIPLPPD, from the exons atgtggaagaaggacTCTGACCGCTTCGAGTATTTGCAAACGCTCGTCACGGAGTTTCAGGACACCGACAGTGATG AGGCAAAGGAGCAAGTTCTGGCGAACTTGGCCAACTTTGCGTACGATCCGAAGAACGTGGAGCACTTGAAGCAGCTTCAGGTTGCTGATCTCTTCCTGGACATGCTCACCGAGGAGAACGACAACTTTGTGGAGTTCGGAATGG GGGGGCTGTGCAACCTCAGCATGGACCCGGAATGTCGCGACTTCATCCTGCAGAGCAACGGCATCCCTCTGATCACCAAGTGTTTGTCGAGCCACCGGGAAGAGACGGTGCTGTCGGCCGCGGGCACCCTCGTGAACCTGGCCGGGCCGCCGTCGCTCGGGGGCGTCTGCGACGTGGCCGTGGTCGAGTGCATGCTGCGCTTCTCCCTGTGCGAGAGCCCCCGCCTGCGCAACCTGGCCGACATCTTCCTGCAGGACTGCTGTAGCGAGGACCAAGTGAGCCGGGCCCGCCGGGACGCGGCCGGAAGGACGCAGACTGCGCTCGGCATCCCGCTGCCTCCAGACTGA